In Ancalomicrobiaceae bacterium S20, the following proteins share a genomic window:
- the exbD gene encoding TonB system transport protein ExbD — MAVQLGSSSDDDMAEQSDINVTPFIDVMLVLLIIFMVAAPLSTVDAPVDLPVSTAKPQPRPDKPIFVTLKADLSLLVGETPVAPDLLATTLDVQSKMNREQRLFVRADQAVPYGELTRLMNMLRAAGYLKVALVALESGSTQDAGPGGPASGPAVPTGGAAPSAGPAPSASPTP, encoded by the coding sequence ATGGCGGTGCAGCTGGGATCGTCGTCCGACGACGATATGGCCGAACAGAGCGACATCAACGTCACGCCGTTCATCGACGTGATGCTGGTGCTCTTGATCATCTTCATGGTCGCCGCGCCGCTTTCGACCGTCGATGCGCCGGTCGACCTGCCGGTCTCGACCGCCAAGCCGCAGCCGCGGCCGGACAAGCCGATCTTCGTGACGCTGAAGGCGGATCTATCGCTGCTGGTCGGCGAGACGCCGGTCGCGCCCGACCTGCTCGCAACCACGCTCGACGTGCAGAGCAAGATGAACCGCGAACAGCGGCTGTTCGTGCGCGCCGATCAGGCCGTGCCTTATGGCGAGCTGACCCGGCTGATGAACATGCTGCGCGCCGCCGGCTACCTGAAGGTCGCGTTGGTGGCGCTCGAGAGCGGCAGCACGCAGGACGCGGGTCCGGGCGGGCCTGCATCCGGGCCGGCCGTGCCGACCGGCGGGGCGGCGCCGTCCGCCGGTCCTGCTCCCTCCGCCAGCCCGACTCCGTGA
- a CDS encoding energy transducer TonB, which translates to MARRLASEHQLMPALAWGGAALLALTLHAGAVGIAMVQARIAPELVAEDVGAQMVIELAEVPAAPEDAEPAVAAAAEAADSAPTQEIDKKLSAAIETDLPTAAASPVDAPPELQVAQDKTREKQKEAEEQETTEAQEARNEPPPSAGSEAAAAAAQMTPVTAETVTAPAEGSVAVAETVPESWQRSVLAHLGRHKRYPQEARSKRAEGEVLISFTVDHGGRIRGATLTRSSGSPALDREALDMLKRAEPLPALPARVAAAEATLIIPIRYRLK; encoded by the coding sequence ATGGCGCGCCGCCTCGCCTCCGAACACCAACTCATGCCGGCGCTGGCCTGGGGCGGCGCGGCGCTGCTGGCGCTGACGCTGCATGCCGGCGCCGTCGGCATTGCGATGGTCCAGGCGCGGATCGCGCCCGAGCTCGTCGCCGAAGATGTCGGGGCACAGATGGTGATCGAGCTCGCCGAGGTGCCGGCCGCCCCCGAGGATGCCGAACCGGCGGTCGCGGCGGCGGCCGAGGCCGCGGATTCGGCGCCGACCCAGGAGATCGACAAGAAGCTCTCGGCCGCGATCGAGACCGATCTGCCGACCGCGGCCGCCTCGCCGGTCGATGCGCCGCCCGAGCTGCAGGTCGCGCAGGACAAGACGCGCGAGAAGCAGAAGGAAGCCGAGGAGCAGGAGACCACCGAGGCGCAGGAGGCGCGCAACGAGCCGCCGCCGAGCGCCGGCTCCGAAGCGGCGGCCGCCGCCGCACAGATGACGCCGGTCACGGCCGAGACGGTGACCGCGCCGGCGGAGGGCAGCGTCGCGGTGGCCGAGACCGTGCCGGAGTCCTGGCAGCGCAGCGTGCTCGCCCATCTCGGCCGCCACAAGCGCTATCCGCAGGAGGCGCGGTCGAAGCGCGCGGAGGGCGAGGTGCTGATCAGCTTCACCGTCGACCACGGCGGCCGTATCCGCGGCGCAACGCTGACCCGATCCTCCGGCAGTCCCGCGCTCGATCGCGAGGCGCTCGACATGCTGAAGCGCGCCGAGCCGCTGCCGGCGCTGCCCGCCCGCGTCGCGGCCGCGGAAGCGACGCTGATCATCCCGATCCGGTATCGCCTCAAATGA